A single window of Providencia alcalifaciens DNA harbors:
- a CDS encoding TetR/AcrR family transcriptional regulator — protein MKKLTRESWIKMGFDVLDSEGYTQFSIERIARKLNVTRGSFYHHFKGREAFIRALLTCWETEYTENMLNYASKGESLDDILSHYLDIAANKKPDREIAIRAWALNDKIVAEYQQRIDDTRLAFVVNKLKSRFIPDGYAQTLGNLIHLCLIGGQMSGQRHQPQEFNQLLLSVLKFRNPLRLF, from the coding sequence ATGAAGAAATTAACCCGTGAAAGCTGGATCAAGATGGGATTTGACGTACTAGACAGTGAAGGGTACACGCAATTTTCTATCGAGCGTATTGCCCGCAAATTGAATGTCACACGCGGCTCTTTTTACCACCATTTTAAAGGGCGAGAAGCGTTTATCCGCGCCCTACTAACCTGCTGGGAAACTGAATATACCGAGAATATGCTCAACTATGCCAGTAAAGGCGAAAGTCTTGATGATATTTTGAGTCACTATCTAGATATCGCCGCCAATAAGAAACCCGACCGGGAAATTGCTATCCGCGCATGGGCACTCAACGATAAAATCGTGGCAGAATATCAGCAACGCATAGATGATACACGCTTGGCTTTTGTGGTAAACAAGCTAAAAAGTCGTTTTATTCCTGATGGTTATGCCCAAACACTCGGAAATCTCATCCACTTATGTTTGATTGGCGGACAAATGAGCGGTCAGCGTCATCAACCTCAAGAATTCAACCAATTACTGCTTAGTGTTCTCAAGTTTAGAAATCCACTTCGCTTATTCTGA
- a CDS encoding DJ-1/PfpI family protein, producing the protein MKEIAIIAFDQFTDIDLFLMWDILGRNRRDWRVRILGNAPTLRSAHGLEITPQGSLTEASQADAVLFCSGKEGVPLALAEPSFLSSINLDPSRQYIGSICAGAFILNALGLLPKRQASTHPEAMAALKTLSVEPVNQPLVCDGRVATAGGCLSALYLVGWLIESLFDKQKRDATLQSVLPTGQQPLFNSLIEFSVRQGRM; encoded by the coding sequence ATGAAAGAAATCGCCATTATTGCATTTGACCAGTTTACGGATATTGATCTGTTTCTGATGTGGGATATTTTGGGGCGCAATCGGCGGGATTGGCGTGTACGTATTTTGGGAAATGCACCAACATTACGCTCTGCCCATGGATTAGAGATTACCCCACAGGGGTCTCTGACTGAGGCGAGCCAAGCGGATGCGGTTTTGTTTTGTAGCGGTAAAGAGGGCGTTCCTTTAGCTTTGGCTGAACCGAGTTTTTTATCGTCTATTAATTTAGACCCATCTCGTCAATATATCGGCTCTATTTGTGCTGGGGCATTTATTCTCAATGCGTTAGGCCTGCTACCTAAACGTCAAGCATCCACGCATCCTGAAGCGATGGCTGCGCTGAAAACATTATCAGTGGAGCCGGTAAATCAACCTTTAGTGTGTGATGGCCGTGTCGCAACGGCAGGCGGTTGTTTATCGGCACTGTATTTGGTGGGATGGTTAATTGAATCGCTGTTTGATAAACAAAAAAGAGACGCGACGCTACAATCTGTATTACCTACAGGCCAACAGCCGTTATTCAATTCACTGATTGAGTTTAGTGTGCGCCAAGGGCGGATGTAG
- a CDS encoding DNA topoisomerase III, protein MRLFIAEKPSLARAIADVLPKPHRKGDGFIQCGDDQMVTWCIGHLLEQAEPDSYDPRYARWNLQDLPIIPEKWLLKPRSSVTKQLNTIDTLLKQASVVVHAGDPDREGQLLVDEVLDYFKLDPEKRKSVKRCLINDLNPQAVERAIDRLRENREFIPLCVSALARARADWLYGINMTRAYTLLGQRGGYQGVLSVGRVQTPVLGLVVRRDEEIEHFVPKDFFEVKAHIVTPKDERFVAIWQPSESCIDFQDEEGRLIHRPLAEHVLARIEGKPAIVTQYQDKQETEIAPLPFSLSALQIEAAKKYALSAQEVLDICQKLYETHKLITYPRSDSRYLPDEHFAGRHAVLNAISVHQPALTEFELPELDKKNRCWDDKKVDAHHAIIPTAKTAAVRLTENESNVYQLIARQYIIQFMADAVYRKCTIDLDIENGKFNAKARFLAEAGWRVVLGGKERDAENDGMPLPIVKKGDELLCEKGEVVERQTQPPRPFTDATLLSAMTGIARFVQDKALKKVLRETDGLGTEATRAGIIDLLFKRQFLFKKGRYIHASPAGRALIHVLPDMATLPDMTAQWESKLTQISEKQTRYDDFMQPLSQTLINLIQQARQYTNLRAFRELPPVASNKGAKKGAKKASAGKGKKSSSSE, encoded by the coding sequence TGGTTTTATTCAATGTGGCGATGACCAGATGGTTACGTGGTGCATTGGGCATCTTTTAGAACAGGCTGAACCGGATTCTTATGATCCGCGTTATGCCCGTTGGAATTTGCAAGATTTGCCAATCATTCCTGAAAAATGGCTATTGAAGCCTCGTTCCTCAGTAACCAAACAATTAAATACAATCGACACACTCCTTAAGCAAGCCAGCGTCGTCGTCCACGCAGGAGACCCAGATAGAGAGGGGCAATTGCTGGTGGATGAGGTGCTGGATTACTTCAAGCTTGATCCCGAAAAACGCAAAAGCGTGAAGCGCTGTTTAATCAACGATTTGAATCCCCAAGCTGTTGAGCGAGCGATTGACCGTTTACGTGAAAACCGTGAATTTATTCCGTTATGTGTTTCTGCATTAGCCCGCGCTCGTGCAGATTGGCTGTATGGCATCAATATGACCCGCGCCTATACCTTATTAGGGCAACGGGGCGGTTACCAAGGGGTTCTCTCTGTTGGGCGCGTACAAACTCCTGTATTGGGATTGGTGGTTAGGCGCGATGAAGAGATAGAACACTTTGTACCAAAAGACTTTTTTGAAGTTAAAGCGCATATTGTCACGCCAAAAGATGAGCGCTTTGTGGCAATTTGGCAGCCAAGTGAATCTTGCATTGATTTTCAAGATGAAGAAGGACGTTTAATCCATCGCCCATTAGCGGAACATGTGCTCGCCCGTATTGAAGGGAAGCCTGCGATTGTCACACAATATCAAGACAAGCAGGAAACTGAAATTGCGCCATTGCCATTTTCATTATCCGCCTTGCAGATTGAAGCCGCCAAAAAATACGCTTTAAGTGCCCAAGAGGTGCTGGATATTTGCCAGAAACTGTATGAAACCCATAAGCTTATCACTTACCCGCGTTCGGATAGTCGTTACCTGCCGGATGAGCACTTTGCAGGGCGTCATGCAGTATTAAATGCGATTTCGGTACACCAACCTGCATTAACAGAATTTGAATTACCTGAACTGGATAAGAAGAACCGGTGTTGGGATGATAAAAAAGTGGATGCCCACCATGCCATCATTCCGACCGCTAAAACAGCCGCCGTGCGTTTAACTGAAAATGAAAGCAATGTGTACCAGTTAATTGCTCGTCAATACATTATTCAATTTATGGCTGATGCGGTTTACCGCAAATGCACCATCGATTTAGACATTGAAAACGGTAAATTTAATGCCAAAGCGCGTTTTCTAGCGGAAGCGGGATGGCGAGTCGTGTTAGGCGGGAAAGAGCGTGACGCAGAAAACGACGGTATGCCATTGCCTATCGTGAAAAAAGGCGATGAGCTTTTATGTGAAAAAGGGGAAGTGGTCGAACGGCAAACTCAACCTCCTCGCCCATTTACCGATGCAACGCTGCTGTCTGCGATGACGGGAATTGCCCGTTTTGTGCAGGATAAAGCATTAAAAAAAGTATTGCGTGAAACGGATGGTTTAGGCACAGAAGCGACGCGAGCGGGGATCATTGACCTATTGTTTAAGCGTCAATTTCTGTTTAAAAAAGGGCGCTATATTCACGCCTCACCAGCAGGACGTGCACTGATCCACGTTTTACCGGATATGGCGACGTTACCCGACATGACGGCGCAGTGGGAATCAAAGCTAACACAGATCAGCGAAAAACAGACGCGCTACGATGATTTTATGCAGCCGTTGAGCCAGACATTAATCAACTTAATTCAGCAAGCTCGTCAATATACAAACTTGCGCGCGTTTCGTGAATTGCCACCCGTTGCCAGTAACAAAGGGGCAAAGAAGGGCGCGAAAAAAGCGAGTGCGGGTAAAGGGAAAAAATCATCATCGTCAGAATAA